In the genome of Neoarius graeffei isolate fNeoGra1 chromosome 27, fNeoGra1.pri, whole genome shotgun sequence, one region contains:
- the cartl gene encoding cocaine- and amphetamine-regulated transcript-like, whose translation MESSRIVIRVLLITLPFIMCNGQHSPEISAEDLQTSDVNLDKEMVEVMEDLLSRLQSRFTSTEKRTIPVCAVGSRCVMRFGPRFGQLCECSQGSYCNSYLLKCI comes from the exons ATGGAGAGCTCAAGGATTGTGATCAGAGTGCTGCTTATCACGCTACCTTTCATCATGTGCAATGGACAACACTCACCTGAGATATCTGCAGAGGATTTACAGACCTCTGATGTAAACCTGGACAAGGAGAtg GTTGAAGTGATGGAGGATCTTTTGTCAAGGCTTCAGAGCAGATTTACATCGACAGAGAAACGCACCATTCCAGTg tgtgcagTTGGCTCCCGCTGTGTAATGAGGTTTGGTCCCCGCTTTGGGCAGCTGTGTGAATGTAGCCAAGGCTCCTACTGCAATTCTTACCTGCTAAAGTGCATCTGA